One stretch of Diabrotica undecimpunctata isolate CICGRU chromosome 5, icDiaUnde3, whole genome shotgun sequence DNA includes these proteins:
- the LOC140440918 gene encoding uncharacterized protein: MNSKDSKTLENLKNMVGSRICAIVEKAKAENLTVDESTNASDIAQASTSRAQNCNYLSNLTEECVSDDDSVKDPDYTDDDGENMDSNNNSYSSNYLVDNNGELEADDDEDVQLDKNLTENETETNNQIKKKRRHKKPETWKVTKRVEATLGGKEHINKSGKIVKAKAMKPPCPPCRLKCSEKIAEAVRQQIFENYWCNTKNWELKRQFVRSHITPKSVIRRRPKNHSKRPREVSISYNFDIKLDGGVKKIDVCKKFFLNTLNISETVVRNVLKNDNMGGFVAQDHRGRHEPINKTPEAVLDRVREHIKSFPCYESHYSRSKTAKKYLGPELSCEKMYKLYTLKCEEDHIPNNEIVKLWLYKKIFNNDFNLAFKSVSVDTCDSCDRFMLQLKNCSEQETITLRRNYEQHLQEAESRYKMKANDKNESKKSAGKTKIIMCDLQKCLPTPCLTNNQSFYKLKLWTINFTIYDATENKSYCLIWDESEAGRGGHEIASALEGITKNWLFGQIIALVKTAMLW; the protein is encoded by the exons atgaaTTCCAAAGACTCTAAAACtttggaaaatttaaaaaacatggtTGGATCGAGGATATGTGCGATTGTGGAAAAAGCAAAAGCTGAAAATTTGACCGTAGACG aatCGACGAACGCCTCTGATATTGCTCAAGCTTCAACAAGCCGTGCTcaaaattgcaattatttgtctAATTTAACTGAAGAATGTGTTAGCGATGATGATAGCGTAAAAGACCCCGATTACACAGACGATGATGGAGAAAATATGGACAGCAATAACAATAGCTACAGTAGCAATTATTTGGTAGACAATAATGGTGAATTGGAAGCAGATGATGATGAAGATGTTCAACTTGACAAAAACTTGACTGAAAATGAAACGGAAACTAATAACCAAATCAAAAAGAAAAGACGTCATAAGAAACCAGAAACTTGGAAAGTAACAAAAAGAGTAGAGGCAACATTAGGAGGAAAGGAACACATCAATAAATCAGGTAAAATTGTAAAAGCTAAAGCAATGAAGCCCCCTTGCCCTCCTTGTCGACTAAAATGTTCAGAAAAAATAGCAGAAGCTGTAAGACAGCAAATTTTTGAGAATTATTGGTGTAACACAAAAAATTGGGAGTTAAAGCGTCAATTTGTGCGCTCGCATATCACTCCGAAGAGTGTAATACGTCGTAGACCTAAAAACCATTCTAAAAGGCCGAGAGAAGTCAgcatttcttataattttgatataaagTTAGATGGAGGTGTAAAAAAAATTGACgtatgtaaaaaattttttttaaacactctaAATATTTCAGAAACAGTTGTACGTAACGTTCTAAAAAACGACAATATGGGAGGCTTTGTGGCACAAGACCATAGGGGAAGGCATGAACCAATTAATAAAACACCAGAAGCGGTTTTGGATCGAGTACGAGAGCACATTAAGTCGTTTCCGTGCTACGAAAGTCATTATTCTCGATCCAAAACTGCCAAGAAATATCTAGGACCAGAATTGAGCTGTGaaaaaatgtacaaattatataCCTTAAAGTGTGAAGAAGACCACATTCCAAATAATGAAATTGTTAAATTATGGctgtataaaaaaattttcaataatgattttaatttagcatttaAATCGGTTTCCGTGGATACTTGTGATAGTTGCGATCGGTTTATGCTACAATTAAAAAACTGTTCCGAGCAAGAAACAATAACATTACGGCGAAATTATGAACAACATCTTCAAGAAGCAGAAAGTCGATACAAAATGAAAGCAAACGATAAAAATGAAAGCAAAAAATCagctggaaaaactaaaattataatgtGTGATTTGCAGAAATGCTTGCCTACGCCCtgtttgacaaataaccaaagttTCTACAAGCTGAAATTATGGACTATAAATTTCACGATATACGACGCCACAGAAAATAAATCGTATTGCCTTATCTGGGACGAATCCGAAGCTGGAAGGGGTGGCCATGAAATTGCCTCGGCATTAGAAGGCATAACCAAGAATTGGTTATTTGGTCAGATAATTGCCCTAGTCAAAACCGCAATGTTATGGTAA